In Vanessa cardui chromosome 8, ilVanCard2.1, whole genome shotgun sequence, the following are encoded in one genomic region:
- the LOC124531771 gene encoding uncharacterized protein LOC124531771: MVKVFRSPPLNQLFYRFMANMMSYFCVGKRTAWGYKKNTRMQIINSTIVVTFAPLCGISQIVYLYINYSDLSFDILGIIFSILPVTFLAIVNIYSSKMKSYERISENFLQKVHLYNIYAETKSEFVKKKLINLERISRWSSFYLIFFFFSNSFAWIIITAVNNYNNRELVLNHTVRLQTSLFMWMPFDYGYNYQNWFIIHLINCYTVLNGVSSMMIFQCINYMFVFNIIGHIQILKHLLMTISADLSDEEVHTQLGKIVDYSNFIIGVFKDVQHAFGYNVAANYLQNLFGNSVFMYQLMYGGKESMMLYVGMILAYTGGPIILSFVLEEIKRQTDNLPHIAYSMPWEKMSVSNQKIVILILQRTQIIMEFKALGCMKAGVGPMMSILKTTFSYYLMLESSIAKSD, translated from the exons ATGGTGAAGGTCTTCAG gtCGCCGccattaaatcaattattttatcgttTCATGGCTAACATGATGAGCTACTTTTGTGTGGGGAAAAGAACAGCTTggggttataaaaaaaatacaagaatgcAAATCATTAACAGCACGATTGTGGTCACATTCGCTCCTTTGTGTGGTATCTCACAAATCGTTTACTTATACATCAATTATTCTGATTTGTCATTCGATATATTgggtataatattttctattttacctGTTACGTTTTTGGCAATT GTGAATATATATTCATCTAAAATGAAAAGCTATGAACGAATTTCAGAGAACTTCTTGCAGAAAGttcatttatacaatatatatgcgGAAACAAAGAGTGAATTTGTTAAGAaa aaattaattaatttggaaCGAATATCAAGGTGGAGTTCATtctacttaatttttttctttttttctaattCCTTCGCGTGGATAATAATAACAGCGgtaaataattacaacaacagAGAATTAGTCTTGAATCATACAGTGAGACTTCAGACTTCCCTCTTTATGTGGATGCCATTTGATTATGGCTACAATTATCAGAATTGGTTTATAATCcatttaataaactgttataCGGTACTTAATGGAGTATCATCAATGATGATTTttcaatgtataaattatatgtttgtttttaatataatcggtcatattcaaattttgaaacatttacTTATGACAATTTCGGCTGATTTGAGTGACGAGGAAGTTCATACGCAACTTGGTAAAATTGTCGACTACAGTAACTTTATAATCgg TGTTTTTAAGGACGTACAACATGCATTCGGATATAATGTCGCAGCTAACTATTTACAAAACTTATTTGGTAACAGTGTATTTATGTACCAATTAATGTACGGG ggtAAAGAGAGCATGATGTTATACGTGGGTATGATCCTGGCATACACCGGCGGACCGATTATTCTATCTTTTGTTCTTGAAGAAATAAAACGGCAG aCAGACAACTTACCACATATAGCGTACAGCATGCCTTGGGAGAAAATGTCGGTGTCGAATCAAAAGATAGTCATCCTTATATTACAAAGAACACAGATTATAATGGAATTTAAAGCACTTGGGTGTATGAAAGCAGGCGTTGGACCAATGATGTCG ATATTGAAGACGACATTTTCATATTACTTAATGCTGGAATCATCAATCGCAAAAAGTGATTAG
- the LOC124531772 gene encoding uncharacterized protein LOC124531772: MGVEYYLQPPVNQLFYRYMANLMSFFSVGDRASWGYKKVTTVQVINSTIMYIFGPVCVVSQIVYFYFNYSELNFDILGIMFSIFPATCLANVNIYSSRFKSYKHLSLNFLQKIHLYNIYKENKDEFIKKRLVSMERMTRWTSYYLIFFFVTNWLGWMIITAVNNYNNRELVLNHTVRLQTCLFIWMPFDYSYDYRSWFVLHLINCYTVLAGVSSMMIFQSINYMFVYNVIGHIHVLKNLLMTDFTDNLSDQDVRKKLSKIVEYHTFINKVFKEAENAFGFNVAANYLQNLFGNSVVLYQLMYGGRENMMLYVTMIMAYTGGPILMSFVLEEIRRQTHDLPDVVYSIPWEKMSVSNQKTVLLILQRTQILMDFKALGGFKAGVGPMISILKTTFSYYVMLETTIS, encoded by the exons ATGGGtgtcgaatattattt ACAGCCGCCAGTAAATCAATTATTCTATCGTTATATGGCTAACTTGATGAGTTTCTTTAGCGTCGGAGATCGAGCATCGTGGGGCTACAAGAAAGTAACAACCGTCCAGGTTATTAATAGTACGATTATGTATATCTTTGGACCAGTATGCGTCGTCTCTCAAatagtatacttttattttaattattccgaattgaattttgatatattgggaataatgttttctatttttccTGCAACGTGTTTAGCTAAT GTAAACATATATTCGTCGAGATTCAAAAGTTACAAGCatctttctttaaatttcttacaaaaaattcatttatataatatttacaaggaAAACAAAGAcgagtttattaaaaaa AGACTTGTTTCTATGGAACGAATGACGCGTTGGACttcatattatttgatatttttcttcGTCACCAACTGGCTAGGATGGATGATAATAACTGCCGTGAACAATTATAATAACAGAGAGTTGGTTTTAAACCATACAGTGAGACTTCAAACGTGCCTGTTTATATGGATGCCTTTTGATTACAGTTATGATTACCGTTCTTGGTTTGTTCTtcatttaataaactgttacaCAGTTCTAGCTGGAGTGTCATCGATGATGATATTTCAAAGCATAAActatatgtttgtttataatgtaaTCGGTCATATCCATGTCTTAAAAAATTTACTCATGACTGATTTTACCGATAACTTGAGTGATCAAGACGTccgtaagaaactcagtaaaatTGTGGAAtatcatacatttataaataa AGTTTTCAAGGAAGCAGAAAATGCATTTGGATTTAATGTTGCTGCCAACTATCTGCAAAACTTATTTGGCAATAGCGTAGTACTTTATCAATTAATGTACGGG GGAAGAGAGAATATGATGTTGTACGTGACAATGATCATGGCGTATACGGggggaccgattttgatgtcgTTCGTTCTTGAGGAAATACGAAGACAG ACACATGACTTACCTGACGTGGTATACAGTATACCATGGGAGAAAATGTCAGTATCGAATCAAAAAACGGTATTGCTTATTCTGCAAAGAACACAGattttaatggattttaaaGCACTCGGAGGCTTCAAAGCTGGTGTCGGCCCTATGATATCA ATACTTAAAACAACATTTTCGTATTATGTGATGCTGGAAACAACAATTTCATAG